In Melanotaenia boesemani isolate fMelBoe1 chromosome 18, fMelBoe1.pri, whole genome shotgun sequence, the sequence TGACACACGCTGCTGTTTTTACGATGCAAGCCTTCATCTCCCCGGTTGCCAAGTCTGCTCATTATAATCAAacttttgggcttgtttttgtAAGAGCTCAATTGCTTGTTTTGTTGCTTGTTTCTGTCACAAGATCTGGCAACCCTTTCTCCAGCAGAAGAGTCGGTGCAGAGCAGGAGGGCTGCGggtaaaaagaagaattttagTACAGAAAAACCCAGAGAGACATGGATGTAATGAAGGCTTTGGATGGTGTAAATATCACTGTAGCATGAGGTGGGGGGTGTAAAGTGGGCATCAGTCATGAATATGGACAGAAAAGAAGGTGAATAGTCAGAATATTGCTGTGCATGTGCACATGGCCGCTCTAGattatggcaaaaaaaatatCTCAATATGCCAACTTGTAATGAAACAGATGTAAATTACGGAAAACATCAGAAAACCACCGATCACTGGTCCTTAAAATTTCTATCACACatgaaaaacatcataaaacaaTCTAGATCTTAAAAATCTGCACACAAGGGAGGTCAATCCTTCCAaaatatctgcattttttttctttaaaaaattatatttcaacCTACTTACATTCATCActcatctaaataaaaacatggaatGTTTAGCTGTGTCCACAGATGAGGTTTTTTTCCTGTGTGGTGATGTATCCGTCTCAGTATGCAGCCCAATGCTTCTCCATGTAAAACCATTACAGATGAATATTGCAGCCTGTGTGTGAAgtcatttctgttttcagagcagctcagaacaagttaaaatgtaaaaaatagtaAGAAAATATGATTTAGTATGAATATTTACACAAAGCAAGAGAGGACCCTTTTTTAAGATAATGGTGGTGATTTGCTAACATCCCTGTAGCAGCCTTTAGAGTGAGGCCTTgtgaagatgtgtgtgtgtgtgtgtgctttcacAACTGATTGTCATGCATctcctgctgtgtttgtgtctgttcaTCTTGTAATAAATGAACAGACTCAATAATCTTCTAAAAAGTGCATAATTGGCAAGTGTCTGCTGCTGAGGTTTTGGAGGCTCAgtgtgtgtccgtgtgtgtgCTTGATAACGAACGTACATACTTGATCACTGAAAAGCTTGGTGGAAGCGGGGCAGTGTGGTGGGTGCGCTGAGATTGGATATGAAGGCAGAGGGAAGTCCTTGAAGTGGATTCTCTGAAGCCTCTGGACCAATTGGGGCCTGAGGGGGCAGCTGGACGAGAGACGTGGGCTCTTCGTTGGCTGGAAAGGTGACGCCCTGCCCCCCGCTGCCTCCTACCTGGTTGTATGGAGGCCCGTTGAGTGGCAGGAAATTGAAAAGCTGAGAAAAGTCCATTAGAGGGGAAGATGAGGGCAGAGAGTCGCATGTGGTGGTTGCCACTGATGCAGACATTTTGGAGATGGACGTTTCCTCACTCTCTTCCTCTAGCATACCCACTTGAGGAACCAACTCAAGTTTGGAGGAGGAGAGTTGGGGTTCTTGGGCTGCAGAAGATGAGGATGGCATGCTGCTCTGCAGCTCCATTAGGTAAGTCTCCAGTTCTCCCTTTAGATTCTGCTCCCTCTCGTTAGGGGGCATGGTGTATGAGGTAAAGTTGGGGCCCAGTGGGTACTTTAGAGAAAAGGCGTGAGTCGGGTTGGAGAAGGGCTGCGTGTCCAGGACCGGGCCTGCGTACATGTTGAGCTGGTGCGACCTTGGCGTCAACATTCCCGGGAGCTCGCCCTTGATGCTCCCAGATGCCAAATCATAGACAACGGGCTCCAGCGAATCAGCTGGCTCAGTTTTTACCCTCAGAAGCTCCCTGGCGTGGCTCTTTTTCATGTGACGGGTCAGATGGTCCTTCCTACCAAAGCGCTGAGCACAGTACTGACAAAGGAAGTCCTTGCGTCCGGTGTGCACCACCATGTGGCGTCGCACATCTTTCCGGGTGTAAAACCGCCGCTCACAGTGCTCACAGCGATGCTTCTTCTCTTTGGTCCCACCAGAGGACTTGCCAGCATGTGTTTTGAGGTGTTCGAGAAGAACCCCGGTGCTGGGGAACAGCTGAAGGCACACTTGGCAGGTGAGGTCTCCACTATTGGCGGCGTGGAGGGCAAGGTGGCGTTTGAAACCCAACTTGGTGTTATAGCTCTTGCCACACTCCTGACAGGTGAAAGCCTCCTTGTGTGGGTCATGAGTGTGTAGGTGATTTTTTAAGTGATCCTTGCGGTGGAACATTTTCTCACAGTATGAACACTTGTGGTTTTTTTCTGGCGAGTGAGTTGCCATATGCCTTGGAACACAGACACATTCTATAAGAACTCAGAATTGTTGCAATCATGTTAAAAGTAAGCATGCTTTACATAATATCAGAAGAGCTGAAAACTACCATTAATCAATACATCACTCTAACACAGCACTATGTTACTAAGTGTAAAGAGATAAGCAACATGCTGCAGCCTGCTAGAAAACTGCTGCTTGTCTGTACCGTAGCAGCTTGTATTTGGAGACGAAAGCCTTGGTGCAGTCAGGGTGGGAGCAGCGGTAGGGTCTTTCTCCTGTGTGAGAGTACGAGTGCACCTTTAACTTCTCCAGACTGTTGAATGCTTTCTGACACTCCTGGCAAGGAAAGTTCTTCTTGGGTTTCCCTTCTGCTTTTCTGCGCCTTCCAGAGGGTGGTGCAAGCTTTGCTTTCTCCAGGATGTGGTCACGGTGGCCCTGGGTTCCCGTGGCCATGGCACCCTAAAGAAGACCAGCTACATGGACAGGGGCAGAGTGCCTGACTACTACTGATACAACTAATCTATCCAGTTTTATGAGCTCAGCACCACCTGGACTCAGGGGCCtgaaaaagagggagagaaaaacagaaggaagaaatATAATTTAGATATCTGGAGGAAGaattagagaaagaaaaaaaaaaaaacacaaaccacaATGTTATGCATCATCATGTCACATGAGAAGGCAAGCTGAGTCATCCACAAGGCAGTCCTGATGCAGAAGGTGAAAATGCATGCATAAGAAATATTATTACCAGCCCGTGACATGTCAATAAGACcagtaagaaaaataacatcCATCAGTTTGCAATTCAATTGTTTAGTAAGAAGAAACAGTGAAGAACTGGGCAGGTACCTTGATAAGCTTTTGACTAGCTAAACATTGCTAACACGGATGACTGTAAATCTAACCATCACCATCCAGCTACAaattaatcagaatcagataTTTTATTGATCCAAGACTGGAAACTGGCAATGTTACTGCAGCATTATAATTAGAGATTAAATAGAATATAAAACCTAATTAAATTGAATGTATGGTGCAAAAACactatatacaaaaaaaaaaaaaaaaaaaaaaaaaaaaaaaaacagcaaaaattacacatttggataaaaaaaaagaaaaacagaaaataaaatttacaatacTGATTTGCTGCAAAATGCTTCAAAAGCATCCCAAGAGCAGCTCAAACTCAGCTCCTCTTAAATGCAAATAATCTGCAACCCCAGCTCAAAGAACATTGGCacaatgtgtaaaatataaataaaaacagaatctcatcaacccacattttattcccagtcaaacaaaaacaacatattagatgttgaaacagacattttaccatttcatgaaaaacatgagctcattttgaattggatggcagcagctggaggaacaTTTGACAACTTTAAATctgcagcaggtcagtaacatgactgggtgtcaaaggagcatttcagagaggcagagtctcccAGAcgaaaagatggacagaggttcaccaatctgagacaaactgggtctgAAAAGTGGGAAACAATTCCAGAAAAATGGTCCTTAACagaaaattgtgaagactttgaaggtcccaccatctacagtgtataatatcatgaAAATATTCTGAGactcaggaggaatctctgtgtgcatgagaCAAGACTGAATGTGAAACTTGATGCTGGTGACCGTggggtcctcaggcagcactgcattaaaagcagacatgattctctattATCACTGCAATCTataaatgcaggttaaaactATCATGCAAAGAGGAAGCCATAAAATCACTATAATCAGTCTAGAACTAcgttttacagacgtgttgctgccatcagattcacagtGAGTTCATGTTTCCATGAAACAGTGAAATGCCTCAGTTTCAGCATCAgatatgttgtttgttttggaatTGGGATTGTACATTATAAATATAACTATGAAATATTGAGGTGAAAGATGctctttttctaataaaactttttaagatTTTCAGAATAAATTAACCAGAGAATCAAAAgcttagatttagtttttttttttttatcagtggtTGCTGCAtttctgtaaaaacatttacttataAAGTCATTacataatcaaaataaatggtGCTGATCTGAAGCAAAAATGCCCATCCAGGTCTTAAGTGGTTTATcatcagaaataaacaaaatagtaTCCCAAACTTTTGAGTTTGCTTACTTGAACGAAACCTTCATCTGATCGCTCCTTTAAAGCCAAACACCAAAGACCTTTTTCAAAACTTAAACTCAGATAAATCTCACGGATCTTTGTCAAGCAGTTACATCTGTCATGCAGATGTCTCATCACCATGAAGCGAGTAGTTCATGGTGATTAAATCGCTTTTGCTCTGGTTTTTAAAGAGAACTAATCCCTTCTCTCTGACATTTGTACCCCACCTGATGCAAGCCGGATCGTCCCCCATCcatgaagaaaatggatggaaatatCAGAGAGGTACACTTTTCCTCATTCAGTCATGTTTTGCTCAGTTTCCTGAGCAGATTATTCTTTGGCTTGCTGTCCATCATGTTTGTTGTATGTGAATTTCCTTTCCCAGGTTTCCCCCTATCGACTCCCCCCGACCCCATATTATGCCCTGATTGACTGCAGCTCTCTCACAAACTCCTCCAGGACATCTGGGCTTAACACAAAGTCATAGACGGATATGTCCACAAGCCTTACACTTTGCCTCAGATAGTGGCCGCTTGTCTGGGATATGAAATTTGCTCTTACAGCGCTGAATTCTGATGAAATTATTTACATCAATATTCAGACAATGAGCCTGAAAATGACGGCACAGCTCTGGCCGTCTGACAGCTGGGACCacaatgtattttatttcatctcTGTCCAAATGACAGATGGTTGAAGTGgctaagaaagaaaatataacacCATCTGATATAAATTAGACCTGAATCTCAACCCTCACCCAAACCTTACTGGTTGTTCAAGTGTGGGACATTCTGCACAATGATTTCATGCACTGGCACTTTGAAATAGTGGGTTGAATTAATACAAATTAAACATGCATTTAAcatggaagaagaagaagaagaagaagaagaagaagaagaggctgTTTAGTAATAACAGTATTAATATTACAGGTAACATGACTGTAACTAAACATGCTCATTAAAAAGCTCATTCTGGCTGCATCATCAGGCTGAtgaacagtttatttattctgaCACATTAATATAGATCATCATGGGAATTTTCAATAAATCCATGCACAGGGTCTCCAGCTCCAGATTATCAACAGAGGAAAGATAAAGGACAACGAAAGGCCTCCGTTACAAACTTATGTAAGTGTTCGCATGGACTCCATTACATCGCTGACCACTTCATCCTGCCGCTGTTATCAACATCCCCAAATCTTTAAATGTTCTCATATGAATCCGTAAACCTAAACGTCTCCTATGGACAAATTCTCAGACTCTGctcttgaaaataataaaaaagacaattttactggaattttttttttttttttcctttgtctctCTTTTATGAGAATAAATTCacagacaaacagcagcagagctgaatGGTGGCCAGCACCTGCTCAGGCTGCTggagctgaccaatcagagctgaGCCATTCAGGATTCGCCTCCCTTGCTTCTGTTTTCACAGGAAACACAGAGTTGTGGCAGAAACTAGCGCTCTCCTAACGGCTGGATGGAAAACTCAAGGCTAGGCGCCATATCTACAGAATCTTTCAATCTCCAACCACTTCCTGCTGACAGTTTCATTACTCAATCATGTCATTCAAAGAAATTAGCTGGATGAAAATTCACTTTAAccacaaataaaaagcaaattaaccaaatagaataataaaaaattaaagctcataaacaaacaaacccagaaGCCAAATATGGAAAAATATCTGATTATTATCGCAAAGGTTTAAATTGATCTTAATTCATTCTGGGATACTCATCAGTCTGAAAAGTCTGGTATAGATTTCTCTACTACAACAAAacgtacagaaaaaaaaaagaaaaaaagaagctgatattagataaatcaaatttcctttttcttcaaatcatatcagaaaaaaatattgttgcATCTTTTGCTGCTGGATTGAACTTTTTCAGTGATTTATatatttcaaagtaaaaaataagttaattacTTGGCAATAATTATGACTAAGAAACTAAAGAAACCCCATGGTTTATTAACTTAATATTCTAACATaggcaaaatattttatttgttaccaaaaatctaaatgaactcatttaaaaatggacattttatcacaatttaaatttttctattttaatgtaACATGAACAATAATTTAAGTTAACGTAATGACAGATTCTGCATCATTACTCACAGCTTGATTTGATGAGATGGGAACAAACTCAAATCTTAAAATGCATCagaattgataaataaaaaaaaattacattttaaaaacacctAAATATTCCCTTTTAATTGTGACTACAATTACAGACTTGAGATTAATTTTGAAAACTGTGTAAAACTGGGAGGATTTGTGTCTGAATAACTAAAACCTGAATTAAAAGAAGTTTAAGTTTTTGATGGaataaaaaattactttaaaaaaatctataaaaacaagTAGGTTACATTCATAAACAACTTTTCTAAATGTATTGagaatgtttacattttaagaaGCTAAGAAAATACACTTCCAAagctaaaaaatatttttaaagatttttttcttgataGCACATCCTGTATTATAAACATTTGGCtcctctttaaaacaaaatatataaaagaaaatatagagAAATGCTTCAAACAAAAGGCTAAAATTAATATGCCTACAAATTTTTATGGGACAAAGAAAGAGaagcttcttttatttatttgtttacatcctAAAGCACATCAGTAAAGATTAAAAGCACATCAGTAAAGATTAACACACACATCAGACTCCAGTTCCCTAAATCTAACCATAAATTTCTAACAGAACACTTCCAGA encodes:
- the plag1 gene encoding zinc finger protein PLAG1, producing MATGTQGHRDHILEKAKLAPPSGRRRKAEGKPKKNFPCQECQKAFNSLEKLKVHSYSHTGERPYRCSHPDCTKAFVSKYKLLRHMATHSPEKNHKCSYCEKMFHRKDHLKNHLHTHDPHKEAFTCQECGKSYNTKLGFKRHLALHAANSGDLTCQVCLQLFPSTGVLLEHLKTHAGKSSGGTKEKKHRCEHCERRFYTRKDVRRHMVVHTGRKDFLCQYCAQRFGRKDHLTRHMKKSHARELLRVKTEPADSLEPVVYDLASGSIKGELPGMLTPRSHQLNMYAGPVLDTQPFSNPTHAFSLKYPLGPNFTSYTMPPNEREQNLKGELETYLMELQSSMPSSSSAAQEPQLSSSKLELVPQVGMLEEESEETSISKMSASVATTTCDSLPSSSPLMDFSQLFNFLPLNGPPYNQVGGSGGQGVTFPANEEPTSLVQLPPQAPIGPEASENPLQGLPSAFISNLSAPTTLPRFHQAFQ